A part of Cystobacter ferrugineus genomic DNA contains:
- the deoD gene encoding purine-nucleoside phosphorylase: MPTPHISAAPGDFAEVILMPGDPLRARYIAQRFLQDAREVTSVRNMFGYTGSYQGRRLSVMGHGMGIPSLSIYTTELIREYGVRVILRVGSCGALRQDVKLRDIIVATAAGTDSNVNRMRLGGHDFPAVADFMLARQAVEAAEKRGRPVRVGSVFTSDLFYAPEGEVAKNAVYARMGMLAVEMEVAGLYGVAAEFGARALGLLTVSDHILTHESLSAADRQTTFDEMIELALDVAAAQ; the protein is encoded by the coding sequence ATGCCAACTCCTCACATTTCCGCCGCACCCGGAGACTTCGCCGAGGTGATTCTCATGCCCGGAGATCCGCTGCGCGCCCGCTACATCGCCCAGCGCTTCCTCCAGGACGCGCGCGAGGTCACCTCGGTCCGCAACATGTTCGGCTACACGGGCAGCTACCAGGGCCGCCGCCTGTCCGTGATGGGCCATGGCATGGGCATCCCCTCGCTCTCCATCTACACCACCGAGCTCATCCGCGAGTACGGCGTGCGCGTCATCCTCCGCGTGGGGAGCTGCGGCGCCCTGCGCCAGGACGTGAAGCTGCGCGACATCATCGTGGCGACGGCCGCGGGCACCGACTCCAACGTCAACCGCATGCGCCTGGGCGGCCATGACTTCCCCGCCGTGGCGGACTTCATGCTCGCCCGTCAGGCGGTGGAGGCCGCCGAGAAGCGCGGACGGCCCGTGCGCGTGGGCAGCGTGTTCACCTCGGATCTCTTCTACGCCCCCGAGGGCGAGGTGGCCAAGAACGCCGTGTACGCCCGCATGGGCATGCTCGCGGTGGAGATGGAGGTGGCGGGCCTCTACGGCGTCGCGGCCGAGTTCGGCGCCCGGGCCCTCGGCCTGCTCACGGTGTCCGACCACATCCTCACCCACGAGTCCCTCAGCGCCGCCGACCGCCAGACCACGTTCGACGAGATGATCGAACTGGCCCTGGACGTGGCCGCCGCTCAGTAG
- a CDS encoding HAMP domain-containing histidine kinase yields the protein MRSLSFRSLFLLLMVTPVVVATGLLGWLSYRAAYEVVAQDATRAVEIAANAREQALRVRLSRQRERAYGFLNLSRVRCAPMPERERTRCFWDALADFAFTETALGARLQLSHGEPLRVGTPPEDPVPLARLPPGQWVRFEPRSGFERVYELIVHSGDDLLGIRFGLGPINDIFQERYGLGSSGETFLVDPEGFFLTMPRYSGYGVESHPLDSRPLGLCLEGRDGEMAGVDYRGVQVIHAFRYVEEIGGGCIMAHIEQSEAFAPAYRLRLRVAQASAALVSLTVGLSFLFARRLSRPVHNLTRTARALQAGDFDVAVPAEGPGELKTFATTFARMARSLQASTDERNQLLVRETEARQEAESQKALLRLIIEQSGEGLIMADTQGIVRLFNAAAERHHGVSAEQATAPEQAPTFRLFTVDGRVMPLEETPLQRAVRGEVVANARWRVLRPDGQWRTLEGTASPLRQPDGTPVGAVLIAHDVTQQQQAEADRERLVHELKMERTRLVALAGLSRALAESRLSLESILDTTCRQLAEHVGDVCCWRKVSVDGGLLEARVIHGRDPELEASARQFLMEVPLRTRDEEPARALASGEPLLVSPRAPGVQDIFLAVPPKGVAALERWRPSGAALLPLRAPGRPLGLMVLYRFEPNPAYTEDDLVLFRELVDRTALAIENARLFQQEQQAVRIRDDLVAVVSHDLRNPISAISMSASVMLKRNELTDWQAKGLSRIYSAADRALRMIRDLLDSTQARVGGIPVSPRPLDLHGLARHVVEEVQLAHPERHILFQASGDAHGVWDADRMAQVITNLVGNAVQHSPADSVVRVEMRGLETEVQLSVHNEGTPIVAEELSTLFEPFRRGRGAAGAPGSVGLGLFITRQIVEAHGGVIEVRSQEGEGTLFRARFPRDRMPPPPAV from the coding sequence ATGCGCTCCCTGTCCTTCCGTTCACTCTTTCTGCTGCTGATGGTGACACCAGTGGTGGTGGCGACGGGGCTGTTGGGCTGGTTGTCCTACCGGGCCGCCTACGAGGTGGTGGCGCAGGACGCCACCCGGGCGGTGGAGATCGCCGCGAACGCACGGGAGCAAGCGCTGCGGGTCCGCCTCTCCCGGCAGCGCGAGCGCGCGTACGGCTTCCTGAACCTCTCACGCGTGCGGTGTGCGCCCATGCCCGAGCGCGAGCGCACCCGGTGTTTCTGGGACGCGCTCGCCGACTTCGCCTTCACCGAGACGGCGCTGGGGGCACGGCTCCAGCTCTCCCACGGCGAGCCCCTGCGGGTGGGCACCCCACCGGAGGACCCGGTACCCCTGGCGCGATTGCCTCCCGGCCAGTGGGTGCGCTTCGAGCCGAGGTCGGGCTTCGAGCGCGTGTACGAGCTCATCGTCCACTCCGGAGACGATCTGTTGGGAATACGCTTCGGCCTGGGCCCCATCAACGACATCTTCCAGGAGCGCTATGGGTTGGGGTCCTCCGGAGAGACCTTCCTGGTGGACCCCGAGGGTTTCTTCCTGACGATGCCGAGGTATTCCGGGTACGGAGTGGAGAGCCATCCCCTCGACTCGCGGCCCCTCGGGCTGTGTCTGGAGGGGCGGGACGGTGAGATGGCGGGGGTGGACTATCGTGGCGTCCAGGTCATCCACGCCTTTCGCTACGTCGAGGAGATAGGCGGGGGCTGCATCATGGCCCACATCGAGCAGTCCGAGGCCTTCGCCCCGGCGTACAGGTTGCGCCTCCGGGTGGCCCAGGCCTCCGCCGCGCTGGTGTCGCTCACCGTGGGGCTGTCCTTCCTCTTCGCGCGCCGGCTGTCGCGCCCCGTGCACAACCTCACGCGCACGGCGCGGGCGCTGCAGGCGGGCGACTTCGACGTCGCGGTGCCGGCCGAGGGTCCCGGGGAGTTGAAGACCTTCGCCACCACCTTCGCGCGGATGGCGCGCTCACTCCAGGCCTCCACGGACGAGCGCAACCAGTTGCTCGTGCGCGAGACGGAGGCCCGCCAGGAGGCCGAGTCCCAGAAGGCGCTGCTGCGGCTCATCATCGAGCAGAGCGGCGAGGGCCTCATCATGGCGGACACGCAGGGCATCGTCCGCCTCTTCAATGCCGCCGCCGAGCGTCACCATGGGGTCTCCGCGGAGCAGGCGACCGCGCCGGAGCAGGCTCCGACCTTCAGGCTCTTCACGGTGGACGGGCGGGTCATGCCGCTCGAGGAGACTCCCTTGCAAAGGGCGGTGCGGGGCGAGGTGGTGGCCAACGCCCGCTGGCGGGTGCTCCGGCCGGACGGCCAGTGGCGCACGTTGGAGGGAACGGCCTCGCCGCTGCGCCAGCCCGACGGCACTCCCGTGGGCGCGGTCCTCATCGCCCATGACGTCACCCAACAGCAGCAGGCCGAGGCCGATCGCGAGCGGTTGGTGCACGAGCTGAAGATGGAGCGCACGCGCCTGGTGGCGCTCGCGGGCCTGTCGCGCGCCCTGGCCGAGTCCCGGTTATCGCTGGAGTCCATCCTGGACACCACGTGCCGGCAACTGGCCGAGCACGTCGGGGACGTCTGCTGCTGGCGGAAGGTCTCCGTGGATGGCGGCCTGTTGGAGGCCCGGGTGATTCATGGCCGGGACCCGGAGCTGGAGGCCAGTGCCCGCCAGTTCTTGATGGAGGTGCCCCTGCGCACCCGGGATGAGGAGCCGGCCCGGGCGCTGGCCTCGGGCGAGCCCCTGCTCGTGTCTCCCCGCGCACCCGGTGTCCAGGACATATTCCTGGCGGTGCCGCCCAAGGGGGTTGCGGCGCTCGAGCGGTGGCGGCCGAGTGGTGCCGCCCTGCTTCCCTTGCGCGCTCCGGGGCGGCCGCTCGGCCTGATGGTGCTCTACCGGTTCGAGCCCAACCCGGCCTACACCGAGGACGATCTCGTGCTCTTCCGCGAGCTGGTCGACCGCACGGCGCTGGCCATCGAGAACGCCCGGCTCTTCCAGCAGGAGCAGCAGGCGGTGCGCATCCGGGACGATCTGGTGGCCGTGGTGTCCCACGACTTGCGCAATCCCATCTCCGCCATCTCCATGTCGGCCAGCGTGATGCTCAAGCGCAATGAGCTCACCGACTGGCAGGCCAAGGGGCTCAGCCGCATCTACTCGGCGGCGGACCGGGCGCTGCGGATGATTCGGGATCTGCTCGACTCCACCCAGGCGCGAGTGGGGGGCATCCCCGTGTCGCCCAGGCCGCTCGACCTGCACGGGCTCGCCCGGCACGTGGTGGAGGAAGTGCAGCTCGCGCACCCCGAGCGGCACATCCTCTTCCAGGCGAGTGGCGACGCGCACGGCGTGTGGGACGCGGACCGCATGGCCCAGGTCATCACCAACCTGGTGGGCAATGCCGTGCAGCACAGCCCCGCGGACAGCGTGGTGCGCGTGGAGATGCGGGGCCTGGAGACGGAGGTCCAGTTGAGCGTGCACAACGAGGGCACACCCATTGTCGCCGAGGAGCTGTCGACCTTGTTCGAGCCCTTCCGGCGGGGGCGGGGGGCGGCGGGTGCCCCGGGCAGCGTGGGCCTGGGCCTCTTCATCACCCGGCAGATCGTGGAGGCGCACGGGGGCGTCATCGAGGTGCGCTCCCAGGAGGGGGAGGGGACCTTGTTCCGGGCCCGCTTCCCCCGCGACCGGATGCCCCCTCCCCCGGCGGTGTGA
- a CDS encoding bifunctional metallophosphatase/5'-nucleotidase, which translates to MTPRSATRPRHAAFLRVLSCALLPLAACETPEPPPPSQPTPRTLRLLQTSDLHTNVFAWDYFTGKADAQRGLAKVATLVQQARAENPECSLLLDTGDTIQGTPLGTYYALVDKTSKHPMAVAMNALRYDAMALGNHEFNYGLDTLGRFQRELDFPVLGANVRKSADDGEAFTPYLLKDVCGVKVGILGLVTPGVPTWERPENIPGLRFVDPLETAREYVPELRRAGADVVVVAIHSGPDKQPTGSASDPASWLVDYADTSKWADRGNLPGENQAVQIAQQVEGIDVMLTGHTHQPIPKMLLRNTSGQDVLLIQPNRWGSHLGVVDLSLVHEDGHWKVEGKDSRLLKVDASVEEDAEVTRLVRGYHDTTLAYVNTPIGSTRAAFPGGLPARYVDSALADLINTVQEEAAAANGHPVDFSLAALFTDEGQLPKGDLTLRDAYSIYIYDNTLYVMEITGSILRRALEWNANYFAPWNTQAPPDVSRPRSALVGTVADYNWDLYSGIEYGYDLTRPAGSRLTHLRFQGKDVSDTDVFRVAINNYRAGGGGGYSMYREGRVLWTSADGVRDYIASYVRNHPDLDPDSVNTCNFVLKPDPYRYFFQGTAGPAKCPAL; encoded by the coding sequence ATGACTCCACGTTCCGCGACGCGCCCGCGTCACGCGGCCTTCCTCCGCGTCCTCTCCTGCGCCCTCCTCCCACTCGCCGCCTGTGAAACCCCAGAGCCTCCGCCTCCCTCCCAACCCACTCCGCGCACCCTGCGGCTGCTGCAGACGAGCGACCTGCACACCAACGTGTTCGCCTGGGACTACTTCACCGGCAAGGCGGACGCGCAGCGGGGCCTCGCCAAGGTCGCCACGCTCGTGCAGCAGGCCCGCGCGGAGAACCCCGAGTGCAGCCTCCTGCTCGACACGGGCGACACCATCCAGGGCACGCCCCTGGGCACCTACTACGCCCTGGTGGACAAGACGTCCAAGCACCCCATGGCCGTGGCCATGAACGCGCTGCGCTATGACGCCATGGCGCTGGGCAACCACGAGTTCAACTACGGCCTGGACACCCTCGGCAGGTTCCAGCGCGAGCTGGACTTCCCCGTGCTCGGCGCCAACGTGCGCAAGAGCGCGGATGACGGCGAGGCCTTCACTCCCTACCTCCTCAAGGACGTGTGCGGGGTGAAGGTCGGCATCCTCGGCCTGGTGACACCGGGCGTGCCCACCTGGGAGCGCCCGGAGAACATCCCCGGCCTGCGCTTCGTGGACCCCTTGGAGACGGCCCGGGAGTACGTGCCCGAGCTGCGGCGCGCGGGCGCGGACGTGGTGGTGGTGGCCATCCACAGTGGCCCGGACAAGCAGCCCACCGGCAGCGCGAGCGATCCGGCGAGCTGGCTCGTGGACTACGCGGACACGTCGAAGTGGGCCGACCGTGGCAACCTGCCCGGCGAGAACCAGGCCGTGCAGATCGCCCAGCAGGTCGAGGGCATCGACGTGATGCTCACCGGCCACACCCACCAGCCCATCCCCAAGATGCTGCTGCGCAACACGAGCGGCCAGGACGTGCTGCTCATCCAGCCCAACCGCTGGGGCAGCCACCTGGGCGTGGTGGACCTGTCGCTCGTCCATGAGGACGGGCACTGGAAGGTGGAGGGCAAGGACTCGCGCCTGCTCAAGGTGGACGCCAGCGTGGAGGAGGACGCGGAAGTGACGCGGCTCGTGCGCGGCTACCACGACACCACCCTCGCCTACGTCAACACGCCCATCGGCTCCACGCGCGCGGCGTTTCCCGGCGGCCTCCCGGCGCGCTACGTGGACAGCGCGCTCGCGGATCTCATCAACACCGTGCAGGAGGAGGCGGCCGCGGCCAATGGCCACCCCGTGGACTTCTCGCTCGCGGCCCTCTTCACCGACGAGGGCCAGCTCCCCAAGGGAGACCTCACCCTGCGCGATGCCTACAGCATCTACATCTATGACAACACGCTCTACGTGATGGAGATCACCGGCTCCATCCTGCGCCGCGCCCTGGAGTGGAACGCGAACTACTTCGCGCCCTGGAACACCCAGGCCCCGCCCGATGTCTCGCGGCCCCGGAGCGCCCTGGTCGGCACCGTGGCCGACTACAACTGGGATCTCTACTCGGGCATCGAGTACGGGTACGACCTCACCCGGCCCGCCGGCTCGCGCCTCACCCACCTGCGCTTCCAGGGCAAGGACGTGAGCGACACCGACGTCTTCCGCGTCGCCATCAACAACTACCGGGCGGGCGGCGGCGGCGGCTACTCCATGTACCGCGAGGGCCGCGTGCTGTGGACGTCGGCCGATGGCGTGCGCGACTACATCGCCAGCTACGTGCGCAACCACCCCGACCTCGATCCGGACAGCGTGAACACCTGCAACTTCGTGCTCAAGCCAGACCCCTACCGCTACTTCTTCCAGGGCACGGCCGGCCCGGCGAAGTGCCCGGCGCTGTAG
- a CDS encoding pectin acetylesterase-family hydrolase: MRGLRETRKLWAVLAAVSVLGVGCREDETPDNPAPVEPPITTPTHTWSWVDFPNTQCDEGTPTGLGVNLSESKNLVIFFNGGGACWDARTCLEQNTSSHGPFTKTQFDQLAPRISTGNIFDRALANNPYKDWNHFFIPYCTGDLHIGNADNVYTSGSVSVTFHHKGRPNAEAFLARIASTVPEPEQVVVTGSSAGGYGAVLNYALVRSHFPTAKVFLLDDSGPMLKSNAIPAPLRAAWANAWKYDAVMNDIDPAVKDDFSAIHPALSRKFPEDRMALLSSTQDQVIRGYMGLTPDLFQAALLELSSSVLDPLAHTRAFIVPGQSHTMLLNPGGYSAQGVPLLEWINQMHTADDATWKTLRP, translated from the coding sequence ATGCGCGGTTTGCGTGAGACGAGAAAGCTGTGGGCGGTGCTGGCGGCGGTGTCGGTGCTGGGCGTGGGGTGCCGGGAGGACGAGACGCCGGACAACCCGGCTCCGGTGGAGCCCCCCATCACCACCCCGACCCATACGTGGAGCTGGGTCGATTTCCCCAACACCCAGTGTGACGAAGGAACGCCCACGGGCCTGGGCGTCAACCTGTCGGAGAGCAAGAACCTCGTCATCTTCTTCAACGGCGGCGGGGCCTGCTGGGACGCGCGCACCTGCCTGGAGCAGAACACCTCCTCACATGGGCCCTTCACCAAGACCCAGTTCGATCAGCTCGCCCCGCGCATCTCGACGGGGAACATCTTCGACCGGGCGCTGGCCAACAATCCGTACAAGGACTGGAACCACTTCTTCATCCCGTACTGCACGGGCGACCTGCACATCGGCAACGCGGACAACGTGTACACGAGCGGCTCCGTCTCCGTGACGTTCCACCACAAGGGCCGGCCGAACGCCGAGGCCTTCCTCGCGCGCATCGCCTCCACGGTGCCCGAGCCCGAGCAGGTGGTCGTCACCGGCTCGAGCGCGGGTGGCTACGGCGCGGTGCTCAACTACGCGCTCGTGCGCTCGCACTTCCCCACGGCGAAGGTCTTCCTGCTGGACGACTCGGGGCCGATGCTCAAGAGCAACGCCATCCCCGCCCCCCTGCGGGCCGCCTGGGCCAACGCGTGGAAGTACGACGCGGTGATGAACGACATCGACCCCGCGGTGAAGGATGACTTCTCGGCCATCCACCCGGCGCTCTCGCGCAAGTTCCCCGAGGATCGCATGGCGCTCTTGTCCTCGACTCAGGACCAGGTCATCCGGGGCTACATGGGGTTGACGCCGGACCTGTTCCAGGCGGCGCTGCTGGAGCTCTCCAGCTCGGTGTTGGATCCCCTCGCCCACACCCGGGCCTTCATCGTCCCGGGTCAGAGCCACACCATGTTGCTCAATCCCGG